A genomic window from Levilactobacillus yonginensis includes:
- the rpoZ gene encoding DNA-directed RNA polymerase subunit omega, with product MLLYPSVDDLLAQVDSRYSLIMLASKRAHELDAGAKPLLTDYKSPKTIGRALEEIAAGALMIDPDEKDLDA from the coding sequence ATGCTACTTTATCCCTCAGTTGATGATTTATTAGCACAAGTGGATTCACGGTATTCTTTGATTATGTTGGCTAGCAAGCGGGCACACGAATTAGACGCCGGCGCTAAGCCACTTTTGACCGACTATAAGTCGCCTAAGACGATTGGCCGGGCCCTTGAAGAAATTGCAGCCGGAGCTTTAATGATTGATCCGGACGAAAAGGATCTGGACGCCTAG
- the gmk gene encoding guanylate kinase produces the protein MAKRGMLIVLSGPSGVGKGTVRKALFETGATDFSYSISMTTRQPREGEVNGVDYYFVSKEEFEENIRNGEMLEYAKYVDNYYGTPLKYVNETLDQGKDVFLEIEVNGAMQVRANCPDAVFVFLTPPDLMELKHRLIGRGTDAMDVINKRIKKAVGEIRMMRNYDYAVVNDEVTKAVDRIQMIIRSERLRVTRVMPDYEQMIGDE, from the coding sequence ATGGCTAAACGTGGAATGCTCATTGTTCTCTCCGGTCCTTCCGGGGTCGGCAAAGGAACCGTTCGCAAGGCGTTATTTGAGACCGGTGCGACAGACTTTTCTTACTCCATTTCGATGACGACTCGTCAACCGCGAGAAGGCGAAGTCAACGGCGTTGATTATTACTTTGTCTCCAAAGAGGAATTTGAGGAGAATATCCGTAACGGTGAGATGCTGGAGTACGCCAAGTATGTTGACAACTACTATGGTACCCCGTTAAAATATGTAAATGAGACCCTAGACCAAGGAAAAGATGTTTTCTTGGAAATTGAAGTCAACGGTGCCATGCAGGTTCGCGCAAACTGCCCAGATGCAGTCTTCGTGTTCCTGACGCCACCAGACTTAATGGAATTGAAGCATCGCCTGATTGGCCGGGGAACGGACGCCATGGACGTCATTAACAAGCGAATCAAGAAGGCCGTTGGTGAAATCCGGATGATGCGCAACTACGACTACGCTGTGGTAAACGACGAAGTCACGAAGGCCGTCGACCGGATTCAGATGATTATTCGGAGCGAACGGCTACGGGTAACCCGGGTCATGCCGGATTACGAACAAATGATTGGAGACGAATAA
- a CDS encoding SpaA isopeptide-forming pilin-related protein, whose translation MGFLVAFIVLFGFQGSASAKNIDTQVQGLDAPSKIMEQTGDSNTYTEVPKDSPLLSGQNYQLYYDWTVTNGTSISDGDTATVTLPTTAGHGPIGFDVKTGDQSATTIGSFSVDADATTGEITFNDQLANVNTYNKGTMKINATGNATDTSGGGNDYVIAKNGWVQKNDYDANNIPTQVVWQIVFNPKDENMGTVTLTDDLGGYQSFDSEQGVTAHDEDGNKLMPTVEVNGSQIKMVFENVTKKVTLSYYAKVDSSSLTGQTGGYFGNYVGLEAADGETGSAGTGSGSGSNPSTPDTIANTHKDAPWGGSAEIDVTYIGSVTLTKQDATTNSLLPGATYTLQKKNSDGLFTDYQTHLVTDSKGQINSTALEIGDYQFVETAAPKGYQINPATVPFSIGPQNKNSHVDVSQTDTQGSVTLTKIDKDSGEKLKGAVFQLADKDGNAVGTNTYTTGDDGTFTVNGLAPGTYEFVETTAPTGYEIGEPKQFTIGDTETNQAVTVTQADVFSGQTGGSSGSSSIPSVKPKPKPKPTPGPGPTPGPTPAPSSSNDSSSESNDTVSSGTTTKKSKVKKVVSSSTSSSDNSGMTGATATPSASSSSKHPVGDGNFSSAVKRLLPQTSEAKGIFAVLGGILLLGFGLSFWQWRRERRH comes from the coding sequence AGCAAAATTATGGAACAAACTGGTGATAGTAATACTTACACGGAAGTGCCAAAGGATTCACCACTGCTTTCCGGTCAGAACTATCAATTGTATTATGACTGGACGGTGACGAATGGAACCAGTATCAGTGATGGTGATACAGCAACCGTTACTTTACCAACAACGGCTGGTCATGGACCGATTGGGTTTGATGTTAAGACTGGTGATCAGTCGGCAACAACTATTGGTAGTTTTTCGGTGGATGCTGATGCTACAACGGGTGAAATTACCTTTAATGACCAGCTCGCTAATGTGAACACTTATAATAAAGGAACGATGAAAATTAACGCAACCGGGAACGCTACGGACACTTCCGGTGGCGGAAATGATTATGTGATTGCTAAGAATGGTTGGGTTCAAAAGAATGATTATGATGCGAATAATATTCCGACCCAAGTTGTTTGGCAGATTGTTTTTAATCCCAAAGATGAAAATATGGGGACGGTGACGTTAACGGATGATCTCGGTGGTTATCAGAGCTTTGATAGTGAACAAGGTGTTACGGCACATGATGAAGATGGGAATAAACTAATGCCAACCGTCGAGGTGAATGGGTCACAAATAAAGATGGTGTTTGAAAATGTCACCAAGAAGGTTACTCTCTCTTATTACGCCAAAGTTGATTCTAGTAGCTTGACTGGACAAACGGGTGGCTACTTTGGAAATTATGTAGGTTTGGAGGCTGCAGACGGTGAAACGGGAAGTGCCGGAACTGGTTCTGGTTCCGGTTCAAATCCATCTACACCCGATACCATAGCTAATACCCATAAGGACGCTCCGTGGGGTGGTAGCGCGGAAATTGATGTGACGTACATTGGCAGTGTGACGTTGACTAAGCAGGACGCGACTACGAATAGTCTTTTGCCTGGTGCAACTTATACGCTCCAGAAGAAGAACAGTGATGGTTTGTTTACTGACTATCAAACCCATTTGGTCACTGATTCAAAGGGACAAATTAATAGCACGGCCCTGGAAATAGGTGACTATCAGTTTGTTGAAACGGCGGCACCTAAAGGCTATCAAATAAACCCCGCAACAGTTCCGTTTAGCATTGGACCACAAAACAAAAATTCACACGTGGATGTATCGCAGACAGATACCCAAGGTTCCGTAACCTTGACCAAGATAGACAAGGATTCTGGCGAGAAGTTAAAAGGTGCCGTGTTCCAGCTGGCTGATAAGGACGGTAATGCCGTTGGTACCAATACTTATACAACCGGGGATGACGGGACGTTTACTGTGAATGGCTTAGCACCAGGGACGTACGAATTCGTTGAAACGACGGCGCCAACTGGGTATGAGATTGGGGAGCCTAAGCAATTTACAATTGGCGATACGGAAACCAATCAGGCTGTGACAGTTACTCAGGCAGATGTATTTAGTGGTCAAACTGGTGGATCTTCGGGCTCATCTTCAATTCCATCTGTGAAGCCAAAGCCAAAACCAAAACCCACTCCAGGCCCAGGGCCAACACCGGGGCCAACTCCTGCACCCAGTTCTTCCAACGATAGTTCGTCCGAATCCAATGACACAGTAAGTAGCGGCACGACGACTAAGAAGAGCAAGGTCAAGAAAGTGGTATCGTCATCTACCAGTTCTTCCGACAACAGTGGTATGACCGGTGCAACCGCAACACCAAGTGCTAGTTCATCATCCAAGCATCCTGTTGGGGATGGGAATTTTAGCTCAGCAGTCAAGCGTTTGTTACCACAGACTAGTGAGGCCAAGGGCATCTTTGCCGTTTTAGGCGGAATCTTGTTACTCGGTTTTGGGCTTAGTTTCTGGCAGTGGCGGCGTGAACGACGCCACTAA